One window from the genome of Haladaptatus paucihalophilus DX253 encodes:
- a CDS encoding ubiquitin-like small modifier protein 1, with amino-acid sequence MQWKLFADLAELAGQKEVSVDAEPGETVGDALDDLLSPRPELEDRVLDDDGRLRDHINVLRNGTNVFTEDGLDTTLESGDELALFPPVSGG; translated from the coding sequence ATGCAGTGGAAACTCTTCGCGGACTTGGCCGAACTCGCGGGACAAAAGGAGGTGTCCGTGGACGCCGAACCGGGCGAAACCGTCGGCGACGCCTTGGACGACCTGCTTTCTCCCCGGCCCGAACTCGAAGACCGCGTGTTGGACGACGATGGCCGCCTCCGCGACCACATCAACGTGCTCCGGAACGGGACCAACGTCTTCACCGAAGACGGGTTGGACACGACCCTCGAATCGGGCGACGAGTTGGCGCTCTTCCCCCCCGTTAGCGGCGGATAG